CGAGCAACTCCTGTGCGTAGCCGATAGCCTCTGACGACTGCGCGTTTTCAGAGATCATCCGCGTATTCGTCAGCATGAGAGAGGTAATAGCCATCGACACGATACCGAAGATGGCCACCGCAATCAGGGTCTCAATGAGCGTAAATCCAGCGTTTCCACGTTTCATATTAGTTTCTGAGAATTTGTCCGGAGGGCCAGATACTCACACTTTGCGTGCTGTTATCACGACTATCGCGGAGCGTAACAGAAACCTGCACCGCGGGAGTTCCGTCAGCTTGCTTTTCCAGCAGCCCACGCGAATTGAACTCAAAAGCCATCCCAGCACCGGTGGTAATAGTGATATTTTTGGGGAGTTGGACCGTCTGCACCGAATACAATGAGTCATGCACCCAAGTAACCCCGTCGGCGGCCAATTTGAGGCGATCGATCTCATAGGAATCAGGATGGAGCGTGACTCGGTAGTGGACCCCACGTCCAGTTGCGTTCCCACGTACCATACGGATGTTCGCTTCCAATTCCTCTCGTCCCGCCATCAGGTTCATGTGACTCCGGTTGAGATTTGGGACGGCAATCATCACGAGAATCCCAATAATAGAGACGATCACAATAAGTTCGATCAGTGAAAATCCATTCCGTGCATTCGCCATGCCTTGGGCTCCTACGTTAGGAACTTGACAGTGTCTTCCCCGTGCTATCGGCAGATCTCTGGATTGTCATAATTTCACTCCTGGGGGTGGCCAGGTTTTCTTCTGATACTGCGCATCCACAACCAGGTCAGCCGTCCCCGGAGGAAGCACCTGGAGTGTTTTCAGAAATTCGATATGGGCCAGAATAGCTTCCCGTAGCGTGGTAAACTTGCCGTGATGAAAATATGGCGGCTCAGTTGACACTCCCCACAATTTGCGGGTCAGGAATTTGCGATTCCCGGTGAAAAATTCGGGCGTGCCCGGCTGGCGGTTCATATCAAGAGGCTCTTCGTTCGGATCGCCCGGGCCGGTCGTAATGTCATGCAACTTGAAGTCGGTATAGGCCGGGACGGCAACGATTCCTTTCTCAACCTTGAGTCGTGGCAAAGGTAAGGTCTCACTTGCGAGGTCCACAGCAAGTGTCGGCACAGGATTAGCCGGTGCACTCGAAGGGCGCAGATTGCCAGGCGGGTTGTAGACGCTCGGCTCAGTAAAAATCCACCCATCCCGCGTCAGAGTGGCTCCTGAGA
Above is a window of Deltaproteobacteria bacterium DNA encoding:
- a CDS encoding prepilin-type N-terminal cleavage/methylation domain-containing protein produces the protein MANARNGFSLIELIVIVSIIGILVMIAVPNLNRSHMNLMAGREELEANIRMVRGNATGRGVHYRVTLHPDSYEIDRLKLAADGVTWVHDSLYSVQTVQLPKNITITTGAGMAFEFNSRGLLEKQADGTPAVQVSVTLRDSRDNSTQSVSIWPSGQILRN